The Aspergillus flavus chromosome 2, complete sequence region TGCTATCTGATTACAGTCCGGCAAGTAATACCTCAGTGCCGCTAGCTACTCTCGACAATGACTTCTCAGGGACCTACCAGGCCGAATCCCTGTGGGAGAGAGGTATGAACTACTACACATGGATGTTTTATATGTCGATGTACTACGAGATCATGAACACTATACTCCTGCTAgtgaaggggaagaaggtctCTTTCCTGCAGACATATCACCATGCTGGTGTGATCATATGTACATGGGTGGTGGTATCTACCGGACTCCACAAGCGGTTGTGGGCGTCTCCTTCAACACAGGAATTCACACGTTGATGATAAGAATTGACTCCCGGACATCGTCTAAAAACGgaataatttataaatcgGCGCAGTATCTCTATTACACGTTGACTACACTCACGATAAAAGTACCTGTATTTATGAAGCGTACCCTGACGCGACTACAAATCGCCCAGTTCGTCTTGGGCGGGCTGGCCTCATGGTTGTACGTGTTCATCTCGTATAACAACCCCATAAACGTACCCTTAGTTGCGACTGAAGACAAATCGAACATCCAGACATCTGTTGGGCTTGAGGTAGGGTCAAATGTGGCCCCATGCATGAATAATAGTGGCCAGGTTTTTGCGCTGGTGTTGGGGACGTTGTACCTCGTCCCTTTGATTCAACCTTTTCTTAAATTCTTTGGCCGCATTTACAAGTTggaagcaaagcaaaagGCGCTGTAGAGGTGCTGGAAGGAATTTTAATACCCTGGCTCGTGAGACAAGTTCTCTTATTTCTTAAGCAGATGTGCATACAGTCCATGCTCCATTTAGTTAGACTTATTCAGTTTGAACCGTTAGAATTTCTTCAATTATTGCTAGCAGCTTTTCGCTCACATTCTATTTACGCCTACAAAGAGTAATACCAAGGAACATACTAAGTATTCAAAAAAGATGGTTTGGCTCTTGGGACAACATGATACTAGGGCTCATAGTGTACCAGAACTCTCTCTGCTCATCGACACAAATACACCAGTAGCCACGCTGGAAAAATAGTCCTCTTTGCAAACAATCTGATGAGGAATCTAATATGCTCCCGTCTTGATATCAGCTCGTATGACTTCCCCGCAGTGTTCCTGAACAATATCATATCACCTCGTTCATCAGGAGAAAGCATCTTCCAAAGGTTATTTGTCTTCTCCTCTGTGAAGAGAAAGGCAGTGCCCAGAATAACATAGAGTCGCAGCACAGGGTGTAAGTCCGGCGAATGCCAATCAACAGTCGATGACCAGATTATCCGCGGCTCCCATGGTAGTCTTCTTAGCTTCATCGCGGCGCCCCAGAAGTCCATGAAGCTAAGGCGGCCACGTTCGCCTCCCACAGCATGGACGCAACCGGTGGTATTAAAAGCTACATGGGCTACCATTCGATCAACAACAACGTCCACTGGGACCTCGTCAATGGTAGCCTCGATTTCTGGTTTGGAACACCGCGTAGGCACCACGACACTAAACACAGAGGATGCAATCATTGCAGTTGCGAGAGCCGTTGATGGTGTTGACAAGGGAACACTGTATCCCGGGTATGGATATTTCTCTGCTGGTCCGATCACAGAAGGGCGGAGTATTAACACCTTCGATGCCCATCCCTTTTCGATGAAGAGGTTTAGGACCAATCGCTCTGCGAGGTGCTTCCCATACGCATACGGCCAGGGAAAATCGTGGAGTTCAAATTCAGTCGAGGAGCCAGTCTTCGTGATTTGGTCACGGGCATCCTGGGCACTAAGAAGGCTGTCATCCAACAGCTTTCCCTCGCCCAGGAGTGGGTAGATCTCTTCATTTATCTCTGTCTGGGGCTTGCTCGAAAGCTTGTAAAGATGTGTGTTGGCGAAGGCTGTGGAAACATAGACGAATCGATCCAGGCAGGTAAAACCTAGGGCTAACTGAGCTAAGGATTCGCTTGGCTGGACAATATGATCAAACACCCGCTCAAGCGAATAGGTCAAGTTGATTGTGGAAGCCGCATGGATAATGATGTTGACCTCTTTCTGCAGCTCAGTAATCATCTGAGGCGAAAGTCCAAGGTCTGCCTGCATGATGTCTCCATCGATCACCGTTATAGACTCCAAGTTGAATAGCCACTTGAAGTCCGCCTCGGGCAGATTTCTCTGCCATTTTCTGATCAGTTGGCTTTATGACCCGATGTCGTCAGTTCAACTAAATCAAGAAAGGCAATGAAATCCAGGGTTTCTCTAACCTTTCACCCCTCCTGCAAAGTATATAAATGCGCTTGGGACGAGCTTTCGAAGCTAACCGATGGGTGATAGCAGTTCCTAGGAAGCCGGAGGCTCCCGTGATGAGAATAGACTTATCGCAATAATAGTCCCACATCATTGTGATATGTCGGTTATGCTGCTCAACACGGTGTATCCGGTGTTACGTTGCTATCCATACCATCAGCATATATGTCTAGAAGAAGATCCTGGCCAATGCATACTTACTACTCCTAGCTACGGAATTTTACAGAGTACTGATAGGGTCAATAAATGCCAGTCGCGAATGTTCCAGTTTATGACTGATGAATAACCAGTCTTCTTCAGATGAGAAGTATCAGAGCCTAAGTCTGGTAAAGTGAGAGAGGTCAGGACTCAGCTACGGGGTATAGGGGTGAAAACTCCTCCGTGGTATTCAAGGGATCATTGCAGGAGCAATAAGCTAGTAACACCCTTGCTGCGTAAGGTGGCACTTCCTAGAGCACGATACTCCACCTAGATAAGTGCATAACCACACTTTGTCATATGATTGACAAATATTTAACGGTATTTACTGTTTGGGTAACGCTTGCATAGATAGCCGGAGGATGTATGTAGGTAAAGCAAGGGGGCTTCATACCGATCTGTATCTCTTAGTTTCTACTCTTTTCACCTACAGGTAACATTCCAGGTCTAGAACGAGATATTTTTCCCGATCTAGATGCCCCGTCTGTATTTGCgctgctttttttttttttttccctttttttttttttgggaaAATCCTGGTACTCGGCAATCTGATCACCCAGCAACAAAACTACCAAAGAGTAAAGGAGAAAAGTGAAAGACAGGACGTCGAAAGAGAGAACGGCGAATAACCTCTTTTTACCTTAGGAGCTGTCATCTTCGGACAATAGCGATTTCGGTCTACTCGTATACAATGACAGAGACAGATCCCAATCCTGACCTTCTCCTATCGTCGTTGGAAGCCAGTCCTTCAAAGCTCTCGACGACTCAAATACAATACGCTCAGTCAATTCCTGATAGTCGCCATGGAGCATCTGCCCGTCGGGCTGCTGACGAACGTGACAATGGCCCcgagggaaagaagcttCAATTCTGGATTGATCGTAAAGTCACATTGGCCTTCTTCCCACTGTGCCTATTGACTTTGATGGTAGCACTCGAAGCTGCCTCTCTGTCAATTGCACTTCCGGTAAGATTCGATCTGGAATTTCTTGGATTATCTGGAGCATGTGCTAACATATAAAGGTTGTTACTGAAGAGTTAGGTGGCTCGGCCATTGAGGCCTTCTGGAGCGGAACCTCATTTGTCTTGTGTTCTGCCTGTAAGTATAACCAACAATGAATATCAAACGGAAATGCTAACAGTCGACAGGTTGCCAGCTAATATTTACATCTCTATCAAGTGCTTTTGGTCGCCAACTTTTGATAGTCATTGCTGTCATCTTTTTCCTCGTGGGGACTATCGTGTCTGGAGTAGCGACAAACTTCACCCAGATGCTGGTGGGCCGCTCCATTCAGGGAACCGGCGGGGGTGGCATTATTGCACTAAGTGAGGTATCTGTCACTGACATGGTCCCGTTCCGACTGCGAGGTGCATACTGGGGTGTTCTGGGATCAATGTGGAGCGTCGGATCTGTGATCGGACCTATAATGGGAGGTGGTTTCTCAACGAATTCGGACTGGGTGAGTGGAATACCATCATTCTAAGCTTACAGATTATTTCTAATTCCAAGTGCATAGCGATGGatcttttatatcaatatTCCGTTTGCAGCTCTGTCAATCCCgctaatagtaatatacttGAAaatcaagaccaagaagacGACCAGGCGCGAGAAGCTCAAAAATTTTGATACGGTCGGATTAGTCCTCTTCGTATGCAGTACTGCATCTTTCTTGGTGGCTCTCAGCTGGGGCGGAGTGATGTATGCCTGGCATTCTTGGAGGGTGTTAGTACCTTTGATCATTGGGACTATTGGCATCATCGGGGTGATGGGCTACGAGACCCATATCCCCAAAGACCCAATTTTGCAAGTGTCAGGGATTGATAACCACTCTTTATTAATCAATTATATTGGCACGGTGTTGCAAGGGCTTACACTCTGGTGTATCCTGTATTATCTTCCCCTTTATGGGGAAGCAGTTCATGGACTCAAGCCTCTTCCTGCCGGGGTTGCAGCTCTACCACTTGCCTTTGCCATTGCGCCGAGCGCTTGCGCGTCGGGGATTATTGCGGTGGTATCGGGGCGCTACCGCATTCTCATCTGGATCGGTTGGGCCGTCGCTACACTAGGCTTCGGTGTCCTCtgctattttaatagaacaACGAAGGGGGCTATTTGGATCTCTCTTATCGCAATCCCAGGCCTAGGCCTAGGTGCACTTGTGACAAGTATCGCGTATGCCATTCAGGCTTGCTCGGAGACTCGCCATTTAGCTACTGCGACTGCGCTTTTCAGCTTCTTTCGTGCATTTGGGCAGTCGCTGGGTGTAGCCATTGGCGGCGTGATCTTTCAGAATCGTATGGAGGCGAACTTGCAGAAGTACCCGGCATTGGCACCTATGGCAAAGAAGATAAGCCACAATGCGGTTGCATTGGTGGGAAAGATGCAGACGGTACCAGCATCGCAGAACAAGGATGATCTCCGCCAAGCGTACACAGACAGCCTGCGGGCTGTCTGGATTTTCTGCTGCGTCTGCACAGCTGTTGGGGGTATTCTGAGTCTCTTCACGAAGGAGTATAGTATTGATCAAACACATGATACGGACCAAGGGCTTGAAGAGTAACGTGCGCGGTCTTAGCTTTCTTGCACAGGACAGGGTGTGTGTTAGACTACCTCGAGCTATACTACCGGCTGAATATCTCTTCAGTTTTTGACCTTATGAGTAACccaaaaatatataatccaTAGTATGCACCTGGCCTATTTCCATTAATACCTTATTAAGGAACTACCTAATTCGGCCAAATGATGTATATAAATTGCTCATCTATGGAGCATTGGTGGACTTTTGGTGTCAGACCTCCTTGGGTCAACTACTTGTCATCTCAACTGCTTTGCGTAGTAGAATAGGTTTTGCCGAGGCCCAGTGCTAGTAAGCATAAGGGTTTCTAGTTCAAGGGGTATGTTTCATCGAAC contains the following coding sequences:
- a CDS encoding putative epimerase/dehydratase family protein, whose protein sequence is MMWDYYCDKSILITGASGFLGTAITHRLASKARPKRIYILCRRGESQLIRKWQRNLPEADFKWLFNLESITVIDGDIMQADLGLSPQMITELQKEVNIIIHAASTINLTYSLERVFDHIVQPSESLAQLALGFTCLDRFVYVSTAFANTHLYKLSSKPQTEINEEIYPLLGEGKLLDDSLLSAQDARDQITKTGSSTEFELHDFPWPYAYGKHLAERLVLNLFIEKGWASKVLILRPSVIGPAEKYPYPGYSVPLSTPSTALATAMIASSVFSVVVPTRCSKPEIEATIDEVPVDVVVDRMVAHVAFNTTGCVHAVGGERGRLSFMDFWGAAMKLRRLPWEPRIIWSSTVDWHSPDLHPVLRLYVILGTAFLFTEEKTNNLWKMLSPDERGDMILFRNTAGKSYELISRREHIRFLIRLFAKRTIFPAWLLVYLCR
- a CDS encoding putative efflux pump antibiotic resistance protein (unnamed protein product): MTETDPNPDLLLSSLEASPSKLSTTQIQYAQSIPDSRHGASARRAADERDNGPEGKKLQFWIDRKVTLAFFPLCLLTLMVALEAASLSIALPVVTEELGGSAIEAFWSGTSFVLCSACCQLIFTSLSSAFGRQLLIVIAVIFFLVGTIVSGVATNFTQMLVGRSIQGTGGGGIIALSEVSVTDMVPFRLRGAYWGVLGSMWSVGSVIGPIMGGGFSTNSDWRWIFYINIPFAALSIPLIVIYLKIKTKKTTRREKLKNFDTVGLVLFVCSTASFLVALSWGGVMYAWHSWRVLVPLIIGTIGIIGVMGYETHIPKDPILQVSGIDNHSLLINYIGTVLQGLTLWCILYYLPLYGEAVHGLKPLPAGVAALPLAFAIAPSACASGIIAVVSGRYRILIWIGWAVATLGFGVLCYFNRTTKGAIWISLIAIPGLGLGALVTSIAYAIQACSETRHLATATALFSFFRAFGQSLGVAIGGVIFQNRMEANLQKYPALAPMAKKISHNAVALVGKMQTVPASQNKDDLRQAYTDSLRAVWIFCCVCTAVGGILSLFTKEYSIDQTHDTDQGLEE